Within the Telopea speciosissima isolate NSW1024214 ecotype Mountain lineage chromosome 4, Tspe_v1, whole genome shotgun sequence genome, the region GTAACTGAGTGATATGGAGATccaaaaactgaaaaaataaataaataactttcCAAACATAAAATAAGAAGCAGAAATCTAATTCAAAAATACAAGCAGTTTTTCTTACAATCCTATCAATCTCCCAGCCTTCAAGCTTCAATGAAGGCCATAGATCCAGCATCAAATGAGCTACAGTTCCGCCACCCTAAACATCCATAAATTACACACTAACTTATTTCTTCATTGCCATAATTTAAGAAAACATCAAAAGTCCAAGTAGCAAGGAGATCACAAAATAGTGAGAATGTCAGTTACCAAACCTAAGATCCCAATGGGGCCTTGTGGAACAATAGCCGGCAAACTCGCAAACTCATCCTGAGACATACAAGGCCATAAAATAAGGTAATGGATTTTAATTTGCAGCACTCTCAactataaataatatatatactaaGAAACAGAATAAGCAGAGATAGTTCACACATTGTTGCTTCAAATCAATAAGTAAAACAACTCCCTTTTTGGACGTTTTGACATAAAGGTAAATAGTTATTCTCCGTATTGAATGTTGTTTACAACTCCCTTgaagttaaaaaatcaaaccagATGTCTGACCGTTTTGGCATGGCAGTTGGTGGTCCGACAGTCGGAACAGTCTGCTTTGAATAATGTAACGTATGTCTTATAGTTAGATACATATGTCTTACAGTTAGATAAAACATAAAACATCAATCTGTGAATAATTAAGTTCATGGAGTGCTTGCTGCAATGGGTGTGGCTTTGCCCCAAATTTCAGTGGTCACTATTTTAATCCCCCTGTCTGCATGCATTTTCTGCCCACTTGCCCCCGGGGTCTACCAGTCAGAGTGTCAGACCATGCAGTCCAAACAATCTAAACCATTGTTTGGACCAGACAGTATGTTCACTAATCAACAGTTTGTAGGGGACGTTGGGTCATGAGGGTGGTATGGATCATCAACTCTTAGCAATCAACAGTAGGAACAGAAACCAAGCAGTCTAAGAGTCCATGGAAACACTGATTTAGAAAAGAAGCATCTAAGATTAACAGGGGAAATAACTGGCTAAAAGAGAGGTGGAAAATAATTGGCTGAGAGAGAGGTAAGACTAATATGATAAATTGAAGTAACCAAAGAACCTGGCATCTTTATATTGACAAAGAATCAGATAAGGGACAAGCAACTGATGAGACATAAAATTCACAAAACCTAAATGTACCAGTTAAACACTTTGTAAGAAATAACAGTTCTATttacttctttctcttctctcccccattattctgataaaaaaatttccaatcTTGCTttctatgttcttcttcttcaggaagtAGAATCCCCAAGCCTAAAAGACCAGAAatcccaacacccccccccctcccccaaaaaaaaataaggaacacaaatcaaTGTGCAGAAATTAAAGGTCATATCCCTCCCCAAAACAATTCTTGCCCTAGCGACGCCACCTCTAGTAAGTCTATCAGCTAAGAAATTTGCCCAGATCAGCCTCCAATGAAATGAGGTGGAGATGGGGGGATACTAAAATACGAATGTGACGCACAATGCGAGATAATCTCCATAAACAAACACCAGCATCTCTGAATCACTTTACCAAATAGCTGAGTCACGTCCTTGCTTTCCATAATCTTGCTACTATAGTTCTCACAGACGTTAACAGACCTGCTTCTTCCTATTTACCTTCTTAATTCTGAAGTCAGATCTGAATTGCCAATTCTGACATTTATCTCTAATATTTTGCTAAAAAGTGGTTATAGTAACAGGCAAAATTGAATCTCTGCCCATTTTTTTCCAATTCCTAAGCTTTTGGATTGATCAGTAGGACATATTGCAGCAGGGTTTAAATGTTCGATTAGAGTCTCTGATCCTTACCCACATCACACTGGAGGAAAGACAAAGAACCCTCAATAGCAACCAGCTATAACACCCAATAAAAGATCCAAACAAACCCATCTCTTTTTGTGAGAGACTAATCCAGGTTGCCACATATTTCTTCTAATTCATCTTCAAACCCATGATTTTCTGAAAATATGTCAAAGGAACCCTAAGGTTTCCAATCCTGTCCGCATTCAGAATGGAAAAAATGATAATAtcatcagtagattggtgatgCTAAATTTCAAATGATTCGTGGCCAACTTTCTTACAACTGACCGGCCCCCTCTCAGTAGCTCTAAAGAAGAGCCTGCTAAATCACCTCTATAAATTAGAAACCCTGactaagtttccttaatatatacataatacatACATGCTGCATAGATAAACTCCCTGATAGGACTTTGACAATCATTTTACAAATGCTCATCAACAAACTGATTGGCCGATAATCCTTAGGGTAAGAAGCTCCGTTTATTTAAAGAACCGATGCAATGGAAGTAGATCAGCAGTCCATACTTTTCCTCCAAAACCATTCAACTAGtaaatcattattttttttacgATTAATTGAAGAATTGttatagaaaaataataaaaaaaaaatacaaaaggggGAAAGGAATTCTAAGGAAAGATCACAAAGCCAGTTTAGAAGCCTAAAATTACTAGAAGTGAATTGGAATAAGTTCTTCTCATGATCCTCCCATCTGAACTCCCACAAACTGGTGATTATAACACACTCACATTAATGCAAATAATTTAGAATGAACCTAACAGGGACTTCAAGGTGTCTACTGCACCCCTTCGTAGGAGTGCCTCGAGCCTGTGTTCGAGTACCAGGCACTACAGCGCTGAAGTAACCCATGACATACTCCCAAGAAAAACTTGAACGACCTTCAACAAAAGGGTACCTGTACCCGAAACCGACACAGGTGGTTAGGTAGAGAATAACTAGGGGCGCAAGGCAACTCTCTCTGGGGAACTTGGCAAAATAGCCCCGTAACTTTGGGAGAAGGGGTGCCTCCTCACAAAGTGGGTCGCAGTGACCAGGCCCAGGCGACTGTTTGCTAAAAACACAAGTCTCTGCTAAGTCATAAGACCACGTATGGGACCTAACGCCTGCCCAGTGTCGGAAGGTCAAGGAAGTTGGTGACCTGATGACACCCCAACCAGCCTACATGCAGAGACTCACCAATATTACAAGAGTCCCAATATAACAAGCTAGGTAACACAATTGTAGACACCTAGCTTGTAATATCTCTCTTACAGAATACTGCTCTTCTTGGAAgttaaaaaaggaaaggaatggGTTTCTCTCTACACCTATCCATCAAAAGTGGGGACAGTTTggggttgggttttttttattttttattttttggggggaggggggaggggaagtgTCATCTTTGAGTAGTCCTAAATTGAAGTTCTGAAATCTTGACAATAAGATTACTATGGGAAGAATTTACCGTATTATGAAATATGGTGCTGTTGCGGACCAGGTAATATATCATAATCACATAAGATCTAAAGGCTCCCCTTCACATGGGACTATATGGATCGAACAACATCCCTCCAAATGGCGGAAATATGAGATATCATCTGGTTAAGAAATTTAGGTGTCTCACTttgaaaaacatttcaaaatacatattgCAACGTCTGAGTATCAGCTGCATTGTTCTTAACTTCAAGATTCAAAGCATTCTTTAGGTGGGCAATTATCAGTTCTCACAACATCTTTACAAATTGGGGAGAACCTTATAAAAATGCTTCAATGGGAAGGGGATCTGAAAGGCATGAGACAATCAATAAATTTTTCTCAGCCTGTTGAACAAAAACATGAAAGTAAACACAAAGAATAAATCAAAATATATCAAACTAATATATAGTATATGCTACAAACAACCACTAGCTCGATTGATTGGAGGCATTTCCAGTTCAGtgcatgccccccccccccccccaagaggtcaagggatcgactctCCTGGATTGCATTTGTGCCATAAAAAGGCACcccttgccccccccccccccttctcctctGCCCTCCCCTCAGTAGTTGTAGGATTCTgttggcttgtcttagccttcccttcTAGCTTCGATTAGATTAggactaacaaaaaaaaaatctatatatatatagtatatgcTTCCCTCaccaacaacccccccccccaaaaagagagagagagagagatgcaaggATTTCCCAATATGAAACAAAGTGTCCCCTTGATAAATTGAGAAAGCCAGCAACGATTTTGGTTACACAAGTAGTGAAGTCCCAAGTCAGCAAATATATCAGGCCAACAAACATAGGAATTTCAATAAGATGAATTCTAAGAAAGAATTCTCCAATCTCCATGACTAAATCTAGTGGTGTCAATTTGGGGAGTTCACTCTTATTGGTAATGAAAGTATGCCGTCATGGCaactaggtgacccaaggcattggaggggcaCCTAGGCGCACagtatataatatatcattgataattttatataatcaTGTTTATATGTAACATAGAAACCATATCAATGgctcaatgcaatatgatataattatgctagtaatgacctaatataaGAAagccaacatataataaacaaagcataggatataatataagcatattcatatattaaaaaaaaaaacataaatcaacataGACTCATGAAATGTCAACAAGGAGTGATgtcgccttggacccaagaaagagcctagACGTCTAGGCGAGacctaggcaatgccttgacaactattaaTGAAAGGCTTTACCAGAAGAAGTCCACAGCCTCGGGGTGTTCCCTGTAATCGGCAATGTCAAAGAATAGTAGGGCTATGTTACATGTATGTATCTGCTGGTGTCCTGGTCCAACACAACCAATAGTGTCGGATTATGTCCATGTTGGACTCAACAAATCCCAAAAACATGACCAAGGACCGCCGAGGGGGTGATCTACTTAACATAGTAGCAGGGGTTATAGCAGCAGTGGTCATACTTACGTGACATGTATTTggatgaagaacaaaaaaaaaaaaaaccaaatggaaAAGAAGCAGCTTTACTTACCCAATATGCACCTGTCCATTTTTCTCCCCTATTAGACATGCTATGAATGTTCTCTGCAACAGAGTACGATCAAGTTAGGCTGAGACTTCAGTGAAATAAAAGCAGGCATGCCCAGACTAAATAATGGAAGTTAATAATTTTTACACAAGTTCTAAGAAGGGAATTTCAGCACTCAGGGAAAATTCAAGTCCCACGACCTAAACTAGTCTCAATTAGGACAGATGAACGCCGCCTGGTTTCTGGTTTCAGACAACCAAGGTGTTTGCGAGAGAAACAGCTTCCGATATCTCATCCAAACATTGTGACTTGTTTGTAGGCGTCAAAGTGAAATTGGAGAACCAGAGCCCTCAACAATAATTGTAATGTACATTATGACTTCTAAATTCTAAATTGCTGTGAGCGTCAAAAAACGAAAACTCAAGATATCTCAACCATTCCCTAGTAACGCGCAATGGAAATCAGCAGTTTTGACTCCAACGTAGACGTAGCGAACGAGATGAATtatagaaggaaataaaatgCAAACAATACGGTTAACTAAAAAAGGAGCAGCAAGTGTAGTGTTGAagtggagaagaaagggaaagattGAACTGACGAGTAGAATCAAGAAGCAATATCCTGGATTTGGGTGTATCCACAATTACTATTTCGTTGTAGTCACTTCTCACAGCCGTCAACACTCGAAACTCCTGACCCTCCAAGTTTTCGTCCTCCGTACTTGCATCCTGTCCATGAAGAACCCTCGCTTTTAATTGTCGAACCAGAAAGAGGGACGATGGTTTCAGGTGTTTGCTTTTCCTGCATGCAGCTGCAACCGGGAAGTCTACtgcagtagaagaagaagaagaagaagaaagtggaaaGAATGGGTTCAGTAAAGGCAGGGAGAGCATCTCAGCAACCTTATTATCCTGTTAGGGAGTTTATTTGAGTAACAGATGAGGTGATAACAACTGAAACTCCGTGCAAAGTCCCTGGCCGAGGGTGAGTTTACGGTTAGGTAAGCGATGAAGCCTACAAGTACAAGGGACTTACCTTCTTTGGTAAAAGATGCCTTGGGAGTTGAGACATTTGAAAAACTAGAAGAGATCGCTGACCGGGCCTGTAGAGCCTGCTAGCGCGGAAGCATGGCCCTGAGCAGGATTTCCGCCTTTCTATGGGAGTTAACGCGATACTCTGAAACGTttttgtgtctaggtgtaggagCCACGAGGGCTACGTGACTAGGTAGTGTTCTTTCcccctttgaaaaaataatagttttttttagatcaagtttccctccacccaagAGAGAACGGGAATGGATAGAGAGGGcattttggaacataccaaaaccctagtaggggtttgtgaacctaggatggtgggtgaaccatcctttatgggtggagaaaaactgtcctttttttataataataattcgTTGAGAGATGGGCACACCATTCATGTGTAGTAATCTAGTGATTGGCACCAAGGGGGGTTGCAAGATGGGGGTATCATGTAGGAGGGGTAAGGGGGTCATTtcaaaagggagaagagggagatagGCACGGTGGATGCTAGCTTACGGTAGACCGTTGGTGTGCccaacctttttcccttttctataaaataataatccACTATTTACTATCTAGGAAAAGGTTGGGCATGTGGGCTGCTCAACAtgcgtctatctctctccccaaCCCCCAGAAAAGACCCCTTGTCCCTCTCATGCCTACCGCCCCATTGTTCCAGCTGCCTGCATGCAAGTAAGTGGGACGGCGTGCCCATCCTTTGCCGTTTCTATTGATTGCCAAGAATAATTGTATGACTTACCAAAATACTAAGGTTGTATTTAGtatctttcattaaaaaaaaaaaaaaaagttgtattTAGTATGCATTCTAGGAATAGATTCTGGGTTTAGAATGCAATCTGAagcaagaaaacaaagaagaaccAGGTTTCATAATGCATTCTAGAGCCAAAATCTATTCcgagaatgtataccaaacacaacctaaattaAAGTGAGTTTACCTCAtttagcccccccccccctcctcaaGGTCTAAAGCAACACCTTTTCTGTGCTGCACATGCTTTGATCCTCTAGGGTATATGGAAGCAGAGGAATGCTATTGTCTGATAGAAATTATGCCACTTCTTGTAAACATGTTTTCTACGATTATCTACCCATGTAATATTTCAGGTCATAAGGATTTTCCAAGGTGGAGTTATAAAACTTCATGAAATGATAGAGAAGTCGACGACATTGGACAGTTATTTAACAGTTAAATTACTAAGTTTCAATACATGATCTCTACTATGTCATCAAAACATATGATGCTCTATAACCAATGGAAGGAATGGTAAAATCTGGAAGTACAGCTCTTCCAGAAATTGTAAGATCTTCAGCAAAAGAAATGATTAATCCACATCTAAGGTTCTAATCACTCTGTGACCACCTATCCAGAAAGATGAACTCTCCGTGTGacctaaatttaaaaaaaaagaaagaaaagaactcaACATTTTAGCATGAATGGTACAGGATGGTGGCCATAAGAAGCAGATGACAATAATTCCACTGCTCCACGAACCATATGTACATCAGCTTAATTCTaggacaaaaaatgaataaaatatttttcaaagaaaaaaaatgaaaatttgatgTAATTAGAGTACAGTTGCCAGTGACATATTATCCAAATATTTGTTGAATGACAACCTCAGCATTTCCTTTGTATTGCGCTAGAAGACTTATGGCATCAGCCCTCGGCAAAGCAAGAAATTCCTGCAACCACCCAGAGGAGGAACAAGATACCAGAAGGATTAAATTCATTTTTACCAAAGCAAAGGCCTGAAATAATCAGGAGAAAAGCTCCAATTTCTTGATAGTGCAATTTCTGGAAACAAACGCACTTATCAATACTCTGATAAGTTTGCTGCTAATTCAGAATAATAGACAAAATTTGATAGATCTGATCTACAATTACAGAATAgaactactaatctactattgAAAGCAGAGAAGAAACTAGACATTTCAGTTGAGAACAGTTCAAGTGAAAAGAAGCAGAGCAGAGACTATAAAGAATAAGCGAAAATAGAGAGCTGACAGGGAGGAAAAGACGAAGAGAAAACAGAGTTGAATGATAGGACTTAAGAGGGCAACAATTGGACTAATTCTTAAATTTTAGGACtctatgaaagactttgatatGACTCATCTAGACTAACTACAGACAAGTCTAAGTAACATTCTGAGATTAACTAAAAAATGACCCCTCCACATAGAGAGAGTTTTGTCTGGAAACACTTCTTACAACTCTCCCTTATCCAGCAGCCTAATCGATTTACAAAACTGCTGGCCCCATAAATAACTACTTAGGGCATATTTGGCTAGGCTTCTTGCACCCTGCTTCAGGCAAAGAAGCACAAGCCCAGGACCCCAGCCCAGAACCAGGGGGAGGGGGTCCTGGGTTTCTAAGCTTTTGGTAGAAAAGATTGCATTTCTGGACTTCTCATTGATCCGCATTTTCAAACTGGATTAATTGAGTCGAAACCGAAATTTTGGCAGAAGTATTGGAATTTTGGTCGAAACCTTGCATTCTTACTAAGTCGCACCAAGTTTCATTTCGACCTTCgtagaaactgaaatattttgcgaaatctcggtggtttcgaccaAGACTTCGAGCTATGATTTTCATCTTATTTAAAACTTCCTTTACTTCATACACCCTAATTTTTCCTATATCTAAGACCTTTgatttcttgatggttattacAACCTTCTAAAACACTATTACTTGTATTTCCACCTAATACCTAATATTTACACCTCACATTTTGGCCTATGACAAGTAATTAACACATAAAAATATCAATCATGCCAATATCATATTAAAATAACCACCGTTAGATAGGAACAGATTTGATAAATACTGATAACTCTCGGATGGAGTATTAGAACGGAATGATCCATTAGATAATGAACAGTAAACTATTGGCTCTAAGCCATCTATGACGATTAATCAACAATTCGAAGTGTTTTTCTTGTGTATTCTTGATGAACCAGCGTTTATATATAGATGAAGGAGGATTTGTTTGGGAAGTAAGAAGCCACTTTCAAAACATAAAGATGGATACTTTATATAATTTCTCCAGGaaggatgaagtggagaggtgcatccagagggttgtgtgatcgacatatccttttaaagcttaaagaaaaattttataagattgtcatacgaccggctatgatatATGGTGCGGAATGATAGGGCAGTTAAGAAGCTTCAtttagataaactaagtgtagcaaagatgatgatgttgagatgaatgtgtggccaaactaggaaggataaagtaaggaacatagttatcaaggcgtcgccatggcgtccaaactccttggtcgccttggacgccttgggtaCCATGatgggcgccttgccgccatggcggtgtcgcgttgtttttttaccctctaaaacaccatggtcgctttcccgccttgataactatggtaaggaatgaccatattagagctggattgggagtagctccgatttATGATAAGCTttgagagagtcatttgaggtagCATGACCATGTGCAACaaaggcctagggatgccctagtacggagtgatttgattcaaattaaGGGTACTATAAGAGCCAGGAGTAGGCCTTAAATAACCacaagagaagtggtgaggaaaaacACGTTTAGTTTAGGCCTcgtatcatgtatgacttcgaaatttcgaatagaactgattggagagcaaggatccatgtggcagaaccatttagttgagataaggctatgttgttgttgttgtatttctAATGCGTAAAAATAGGTCCAAATATGGGTTGTTAGGGagcacaaattttttttttgactttccAAAATGTTGGTTGGTGTCGTGGGTCCCTTGTCTAGAGTGAAAGTAAGATATCGATTTGGTTAGTTTGGGCTAGTTTTATGTTAAGAGTCCCAACCCAATATGGCTAGTTTAAgaggtttttgttttgtttttcttttctcccttcccCTTTTTAAGATtagaagtattttttttttaaaaaaaaaatcctagttCTTGAtgtatttattaattaatttatttatttcaatatataaataagcaatttataaggatgttgagatggatgagtgataaagctagaaaagataaaataaggaatgaacaaattagaacTAATTTAAGaatagctccaatacatgataagttgcgagaaagtcatttgaggtggcatggaagTGCGACGAAagcctttgaatgctccagtacAAAAGGGTGATCTGAGTCAAATTGAATGAACTAAACTAAAAGAACCATGGGTAAGCCTAAAATAACTGTAGGAGAAGTGGTGATAGCCGACCGTGCTAAGGCTGAGCTGAGttatataaataagaaatgcaatcctctctctcactctctctctcccttccatcAAAGTCCTCGTTCCTACCCTATACCATTGATATTATCtctgattctcttctccttatttttctctcttgttgACTTCTTTCTGTTTATCCAGTTTTCGTAAATTGATTTCAACAGCTAATGATACCTTGTTTCTTTCTCCTTAATTGAATAATTCATATTGTTTGTTAATTTATTTACTAGCCCGACCTAAAATTATCTAAAAATTCACACAGTATATTCTACTATCACTTTCCTTTCAAATCTGACCATGAGAATTTAGATCATATCATAGTTATGAAAccggcaaggcgaccaaggcgttggagagagtccaaattcaaggcgacaccaataaGGCAGACCAAGGCGCCAATGGCggccaaggagcctggacgcctaggcgatgccttgataactatgaatcATATTACTTAAATGGGCCCATTACCCATGGGTGGTCTTCTTTTGGATATTGCCTCTGCATCAAAACCAACCCCCAACTTTGATAATTAAACAAATCTTTTATCAAGAGATCCATGAGAGTGGCATCACACTCCATCTTACCCTCGAAATTGCCCAATTCCACATTGATTTTGCCTCCCAAAATCTAATTCTCTTCCCAAATCGACCTTGAAACTTGAACTGACCACAGAGTTACCATGAAACTTTGCACACGCTAACaaacaacaccccccccccccctttgcgGGGAGAAAAAAGTGTCAAAAGGTCTCCCTAGAACTTCCATATCCTCTCAGCAGCAAATGCTGGCACCTTGACTAAATTATTTGGATTTTAATAACAAAAAAGTTTTCTAAACTTGAGGCCATATAAGCTATGAAGTGagtgagaaaaaaaacaaataaaagaggaaGCAGATCTTCCGTTGTTAGATGAAGTATTTCTCtaatttttgtttgaaatttgataCGTTATAAGGCATGTATTTCAAATCGACAAGCTCCACCCTTTATAATTGTCGCACGTCTGAATAATCCATTCCTTCATTTGCTATCCCATCAGAACCATGTCTAATACGTTTCCACTATAAAAATccaggataaaaaaaaaaagggtattggCCTTTAAATAGGTTGCATAGTTTGCTTCTGGATTTCGGGGTCATGGATGTGAAACATAGCTGGTCATAAGTTAAATAGCTTTAGACTATAGCAATGGAGCGACTCGAATTAACAAATTTATCTCTCAAGATAATGATATTtggatttcacccaaaaaaaaaaaaaagcagaaggATTTTAGGAAATTTCTGTGGAGATTTAGATTTCGGTGGAAAGACTGCAGTGCTTTGGTCTCATCATCGGATTTGGAGTACATATATAACCCATATACGATATACCACGCAGCCCACCAGACAACCCACCAAACAACATGTGTGACATGGTCAACAACTGCCTCATTTGTTTAGAGTCGGAGTTTGTCTACATTCCACCATTTAAACTGTCAATTAAATCCCTTCATATGTAATCAGATGCAGACTATGTCGTTCATAGACACAAGCAACTATAACCTGGGAGGAACCTTTGGTTTTACACCATTAGTAGAATAAGAGAATGTACACTACATACTACATAGAAAATGCTGCACACAAATATAAGCCATACATGATACAACTCCATTACAACCCATGCATCCAGCAACCATCTTCTCAAGTCTAATGTACAGAGACTACAGCATAGTTAGAAGGAAATGCAGAGCCAACCAATGAGAATGTTTCAATTGGATGatccaaaattttcattctAGGAATAAAAATGAGATTAGACTAATGAATGCAACATCAGCATAGGCAGAATCATACAAAATGTGAATAAGCCTGGCTCTTGAGTACATTACATAGCCAACATCCACTTATTACAACAGCAACACattggaataaaataaaatgtctAGCCACACATTTTTCTTCCTTGCAATGTAAATTTGTCAACATTGAGTTTCACTAAGCTGATGCACCAAGATCATTGATGAAACCCAAGAAATCATCCTTTATCATACACATGCAGAAGTGCAAATTGAGTGGGGGGAAATTTGGATGAGAATTGAGAACCATAGAATGGAACTTAATATATACGAGTTTAAGCAAAAAAAAGAACCAGAAGTATTCAAGGAGCGCAAATGCTAAAAAATGCAACAGTTCCTTTCAATGACCAAGTCACTGTATTCGAAAATTATATAACAAGaacaacaactcagtcttatcccaactaaatgaggtcggctacatggatccttgtaaagtcaataaaataaaaataatagtcAAAAGACGAGAGCACAACAACATCAACAGAACTCAGGGAAAACccacctaaatggggtcggcaacatggatcattgccctccaatcagctctatttgaggccACACTTGAGGCATGgcccaaactatgcatgtctatCCTCAGTACttctagggtcattttaggcctgcccctagctc harbors:
- the LOC122659757 gene encoding uncharacterized protein LOC122659757 isoform X3, producing MLSLPLLNPFFPLSSSSSSSTAVDFPVAAACRKSKHLKPSSLFLVRQLKARVLHGQDASTEDENLEGQEFRVLTAVRSDYNEIVIVDTPKSRILLLDSTQNIHSMSNRGEKWTGAYWDEFASLPAIVPQGPIGILGLGGGTVAHLMLDLWPSLKLEGWEIDRIVSTWLEMSSRLMPHGRIMVNCGGNHVETSIIRDGITFPELSANDGAWVQNSTITALCKAFPGNLSWKRMAKADGENYLALTGPLPDLNAWSAIVPDYLSSSVKQWRPCGPVA
- the LOC122659757 gene encoding uncharacterized protein LOC122659757 isoform X5, with the protein product MLSLPLLNPFFPLSSSSSSSTAVDFPVAAACRKSKHLKPSSLFLVRQLKARVLHGQDASTEDENLEGQEFRVLTAVRSDYNEIVIVDTPKSRILLLDSTQNIHSMSNRGEKWTGAYWDEFASLPAIVPQGPIGILGLGGGTVAHLMLDLWPSLKLEGWEIDRILIDKAREYFGLSDLEKCTEVGGVLHVHVGDALSSSATVDGGFSGIIVDLFSDGKVLPELQETCCNLSMLMLLSLIGGAVWGPRMECFL
- the LOC122659757 gene encoding uncharacterized protein LOC122659757 isoform X4 — its product is MLSLPLLNPFFPLSSSSSSSTAVDFPVAAACRKSKHLKPSSLFLVRQLKARVLHGQDASTEDENLEGQEFRVLTAVRSDYNEIVIVDTPKSRILLLDSTQNIHSMSNRGEKWTGAYWDEFASLPAIVPQGPIGILGLGGGTVAHLMLDLWPSLKLEGWEIDRILIDKAREYFGLSDLEKCTEVGGVLHVHVGDALSSSATVDGGFSGIIVDLFSDGKVLPELQELSWKRMAKADGENYLALTGPLPDLNAWSAIVPDYLSSSVKQWRPCGPVA
- the LOC122659757 gene encoding uncharacterized protein LOC122659757 isoform X2: MLSLPLLNPFFPLSSSSSSSTAVDFPVAAACRKSKHLKPSSLFLVRQLKARVLHGQDASTEDENLEGQEFRVLTAVRSDYNEIVIVDTPKSRILLLDSTQNIHSMSNRGEKWTGAYWDEFASLPAIVPQGPIGILGLGGGTVAHLMLDLWPSLKLEGWEIDRILIDKAREYFGLSDLEKCTEVGGVLHVHVGDALSSSATVDGGFSGIIVDLFSDGKVLPELQEVSTWLEMSSRLMPHGRIMVNCGGNHVETSIIRDGITFPELSANDGAWLSWKRMAKADGENYLALTGPLPDLNAWSAIVPDYLSSSVKQWRPCGPVA